Proteins from a single region of Cryptococcus neoformans var. grubii H99 chromosome 5, complete sequence:
- a CDS encoding stress response protein NST1 produces MSSKSQQPPTGLSKSAAKKRAKKAAKQSQNPQPQSAPQTSSQTPASVPPLPPSSVPDPLDPAFFNFPGPGSYPIDVQYDDTAYYDQVDVPLNQGNFPGSYSIDYNLSLQNGSQLAGLSAPFNITHDDLISAANELYKRMADPEFGSDDAYWSSLPPHIRQFIRDAVPFTGSISQSTPGTTSSQRTMYQMAQQIVQAASQGMGLGHGMSANLMPGINANARPFPSPQQTIGEEFGFHRHPDSREEEYDDEEEIEEDHGHPAANGDAPKKKNKKKKKKGANTATLPAPGEPPAPLPPLPPPSTLSKIPRAPAPVPQPQPPTHQPQPLSQQPPSLNPPPPPAPASAPTPTPPSSRAAGKQPMGTNPPANPPARSARAAGKAPASAAPPHNAHAGHSHNHPPTAKAAPKGKSPATAPPAKIWTQSSAEDRENIRVFWLGLSEAERRDLLRIEKDAVLKKMKEQHRHSCGCAVCGRKKVNIEMELDQLYEQYYDELRSYAAEQRVAANGLRPPPNGAGPFPGSVEVDASGTVTQYDHRAPELHDHDPDDLDGEESEEYDDDDDYADDDELDDDDIGTDEADIGDEIDEPPPPPPITHRQQPRRPPVKAPPRSEGGDDFLSFGSNLATIKGGILTIADDMLKNDGTKFLEMMEQLAIRRSVREEQNLRDMQEETDEEEEEEDDDESRDEPMTEKERAEEGKRMFQIFAARMFEQRVLQAYRERVAKQREEQLLRELEEEEDSKRAKEEKKAKEAQKKKDKKKAQKQKAEEERLAREAALEEEKRQAKLRKEEAERERIRRQEEERVRREAVKRAAQEEAQRQALERKRRQQEEKEREEEAAKKKREREEKAKKEREAREKELKEKERKERETRAAKEKAEKERMAKETLEKAERDRMAKEAKEKAEKNRQERLEASRMEKARKEEAARKEREAAEQAKIIAAQQAQRERAAKAEKNIADKSAAERVSAARVVPVAATAPTLATLGLKSPSKGSTPQSGPPVPQLSPVKGAARPIASATPVRPMQKTPTAYYSQPVPPVGVASFPRMPLGQSFGPPGLRPTYPAGSPAYSPPHANGSSISPNPPPRGFTDPSPPGFDHSLRTAPIGVGFPPVKPSGRIPSMADDAFSPTAPIGVPVARSVSSAGEIGSFMSGSITPDDYRPTPPAPIAPPNLGPIGRPSVSDGQAAGSNALRSSSPPQPDRVLGSAALGADDEIVQPQQRRPTTSWDMPTAAPGSGRWSASPSIWGSGDPTPASGWGAPGSMPTVGERPGPPPGLSLSPGAGVNVLGQRQPSFGGIGSPFGGAGAVGGVIGGGMGVTAGNGLVQGHVGGGGYSQGLFSPQQQQQQQLQLQLQLQQQQQQQ; encoded by the exons ATGTCCTCCAAGTCGCAGCAGCCACCCACCGGCCTCTCAAAGTCGGCAGCAAAAAAGCGCGCAAAGAAGGCAGCAAAGCAGTCTCAGAATCCTCAGCCACAGTCAGCACCACAGACGTCCTCTCAAACACCTGCTTCtgtccctcctctccctccctcctccgtcCCAGATCCCCTCGATCCCGCATTCTTCAATTTTCCAGGTCCTGGCTCGTATCCCATTGACGTCCAATACGACGATACTGCGTACTACGATCAAGTCGACGTGCCTCTCAACCAAGGCAACTTTCCAGGTTCCTATTCTATCGATTATAATCTTTCGCTTCAAAACGGCAGTCAACTCGCCGGTTTGTCAGCTCCGTTTAACATCACCCACGACGATCTCATCTCCGCTGCCAACGAGCTTTACAAGAGGATGGCAGACCCGGAATTCGGATCAGACGATGCCTATTGGTCTTCATTGCCACCGCATATCCGACAGTTCATCCGTGATGCCGTGCCGTTTACGGGTTCCATAAGTCAGAGCACACCAGGTACTACCTCAAGCCAAAGGACAATGTACCAGATGGCACAGCAAATAGTACAAGCCGCTAGCCAAGGGATGGGCTTGGGCCACGGAATGAGCGCAAATCTTATGCCTGGGATAAATGCCAATGCCAGGCCGTTTCCCTCACCTCAACAGACCATAGGAGAGGAATTTGGAttccatcgtcatcctgattcgagagaagaagagtacgatgatgaagaggagattgaagaggacCACGGACATCCCGCGGCAAACGGTGATGcgcccaagaagaaaaacaagaagaagaagaaaaagggagCCAACACAGCTACTCTACCTGCCCCAGGAGAACCTCccgctcctcttcctccccttccgcCTCCTTCTACTCTCTCAAAGATCCCTCGTGCGCCCGCGCCGGTGCCCCAACCGCAGCCTCCAACACATCAACCCCAACCTCTCTCCCAACAACCACCCTCACTTaatcctcctccgcctcccgCACCTGCTTCGGCGCCTACTCCTACGCCTCCCAGTTCCCGTGCAGCAGGCAAGCAGCCCATGGGAACCAACCCTCCTGCTAATCCCCCTGCTCGATCTGCTCGCGCCGCCGGCAAAGCACCCGCCAGTGCAGCTCCACCACACAACGCACACGCAGGTCACAGTCACAATCATCCGCCGACTGCCAAGGCTGCTCCCAAGGGCAAATCCCCTGCCACAGCACCTCCGGCCAAGATATGGACCCAGTCGTCAGCTGAAGACCGAGAAAATATCAGGGTATTCTGGCTTGGATTGTCAGAAGCTGAGCGTCGGGATTTGTTACGTATAGAAAAAGATGCGGTGTtaaaaaagatgaaggaacaGCATCGACATTCGTGCGGCTGTGCAGTTTGCGGCAGGAAAAAGGTTAACATCGAGATGGAGCTCGATCAATTATACGAGCAGTATTACGATGAGCTTCGTTCATACGCAGCCGAACAACGAGTCGCCGCTAACGGCCTTCGTCCACCCCCGAATGGTGCCGGTCCTTTCCCAGGAAGCGTTGAGGTCGATGCTAGTGGTACCGTTACCCAGTATGATCATCGAGCGCCGGAACTGCATGACCATGATCCAGACGATCTTGATGGCGAGGAAAGCGAAGAGtatgatgacgatgacgatTATGCGGACGATGACGagttggatgatgatgatatcggaACAGATGAGGCTGATATAGGagatgagattgatgagcctcctcctccaccgcctATCACTCATCGTCAACAGCCTCGGCGGCCTCCTGTGAAAGCTCCTCCCCGGTCAGAGGGTGGCGATGATTTCCTATCTTTTGGTTCTAACCTTGCGACGATCAAAG GAGGTATACTCACCATTGCGGATGATATGCTCAAGAACGATGGAACTAAATTTTTGGAAATGATGGAACAGCTGGCTATCCGGAGATCTGTACGGGAAGAGCAGAATTTAAGGGATATGCAGGAAGAAacagatgaggaggaggaagaggaggatgacgatgagagtCGAGA CGAGCCTATGACGGAGAAAGAGcgagcagaagaaggcaaaCGAATGTTCCAAATTTTTGCCGCGCGAATGTTTGAACAGCGTGTACTGCAAGCTTATCGCGAGCGAGTCGCGAAGCAGCGCGAAGAACAGTTGCTTCGCgagctggaggaagaagaggattcGAAGCGTGctaaagaagagaagaaagccaAGGAGGcacagaagaaaaaggacaagaagaa GGCgcaaaagcaaaaagcTGAGGAAGAGCGCCTTGCTCGCGAAGCGgcgttggaagaagaaaaaaggcaagCCAAGCTTcgtaaagaagaagcagagcGAGAGCGCATACGAagacaggaagaagaacgtgTTCGACGCGAAGCTGTGAAGCGTGCTGCCCAGGAAGAAGCACAGCGTCAAGCGCTGGAACGTAAGAGAAGGCAacaggaggagaaagaacgggaagaggaggctgcaaagaaaaagcgagaacgagaggagaaggccaagaaagaGCGAGAAGCGAGGGAAAAAGAGCtaaaggagaaggagaggaaagaacGTGAAACTAGGGCTGCGAAGGAAAAAGCAGAAAAGGAACGGATGGCAAAGGAGACGCTTGAAAAGGCTGAAAGGGATCGAATGGCGAAAGAGGCCAAGGAAAAGGCTGAGAAAAATCGTCAGGAGAGACTCGAGGCCTCTCGGATGGAAAAagcgaggaaagaagaggcagccAGAAAAGAGCGAGAAGCGGCTGAGCAAGCAAAAATTATTGCCGCTCAACAAGCCCAACGGGAACGTGCTGCTAAAGCTGAAAAGAACATTGCCGATAAATCAGCTGCTGAGAGGGTTTCCGCTGCTCGTGTAGTCCCTGTTGCTGCAACTGCGCCGACATTGGCGACTTTGGGCCTCAAGTCGCCCTCAAAGGGTTCTACTCCACAGTCCGGGCCTCCTGTCCCTCAACTGTCGCCTGTTAAAGGAGCTGCTCGTCCGATCGCCAGCGCCACACCAGTACGACCCATGCAAAAAACTCCCACGGCATACTATTCACAGCCTGTTCCTCCTGTTGGTGTTGCGAGTTTCCCTAGGATGCCTTTGGGGCAAAGCTTCGGTCCTCCAGGCCTCCGACCCACTTATCCCGCCGGGTCACCGGCCTATTCCCCTCCTCACGCAAATGGCTCTTCAATCTCGCCTAACCCACCTCCAAGAGGATTCACCGATCCGAGCCCGCCAGGGTTTGACCATAGTTTGCGCACAGCTCCTATCGGTGTAGGATTCCCTCCAGTCAAGCCCTCAGGTCGTATCCCTTCAATGGCGGACGACGCGTTTTCTCCTACAGCCCCCATCGGTGTGCCTGTGGCTCGCAGTGTTTCCAGTGCAGGTGAAATAGGTTCTTTCATGTCTGGGTCCATTACACCTGACGATTACCGTCCTACACCCCCTGCACCCATTGCACCTCCTAATCTGGGGCCAATCGGACGTCCATCAGTTTCAGATGGACAAGCAGCGGGATCAAACGCTCTCcgttcttcatcacctcctcAGCCTGACCGAGTCCTAGGTTCAGCTGCTCTCGGAGCTGACGATGAAATTGTTCAACCCCAGCAGCGTAGACCGACAACCTCATGGGATATGCCAACTGCTGCACCCGGATCCGGTCGATGGTCTGCTTCTCCGTCCATATGGGGATCTGGAGATCCGACGCCCGCGTCAGGTTGGGGTGCACCAGGAAGTATGCCAACAGTCGGAGAACGGCCAGGTCCGCCACCCGGATTGTCGCTTTCCCCTGGTGCGGGAGTGAATGTTCTTGGTCAGAGACAGCCTTCATTCGGCGGGATAGGTTCGCCCTTTGGTGGTGCAGGCGCTGTAGGAGGTGTGATTGGTGGAGGAATGGGTGTTACAGCCGGTAATGGTCTGGTCCAGGGACATGTAGGTGGTGGCGGATATTCGCAGGgactcttctctcctcaacagcaacaacaacagcaactGCAGTTACAATTACAAttacaacaacagcagcagcagcaataG